The Stigmatella ashevillena genomic sequence AGCGTGATGGCACAGCCAGGGATTTTCACATCGACGTTGGCCTTGGAATCACTGCCCGCGTTTCCAGCGGTATCACGGGCCACGGCCGAGACGGTCTGCACGCCCACGGGGAAGTTGAGCGTGCCTTGCGCGACTCCCGAGACGACCGGCAGGGTCCCCACCACCGCGGCGGGAGCGCTCCCCACCTGCGAGAGGATGCTCACCGTGCTCACGTCCCCTCCTGCCACATTGACCTGAACGGGGATGTCCGTGTTGTCGTAGACAGCGCTCGCCGCGGGGGCCACCAGCGTCACGGTGGGGGCTTCCAGATCCACCGTCAGGGTCCGGACCACCGAGGTCTCGTTGCCCGAGGTGTCCACGGCAACCACCGAGAGCGTGTACTCCGTCTTGCCTGTGCCCGGCACGGTGAACTCATGCGTGGCCACCAGCTCGGAAGGCGTCAGCGACACCGGATTTCCCCCCGGGGAGAGCAACATCCGCACACCGCCCGCGCCCACGTCCGCGCTCGTGTTGATGGCCGCCCGGAGCTGGAAGCCGACGGCCGTCGAGCCGTCATCCGCGAGGCCGAACTCGGTGCGCGTGGGCGCGCTCACCACCAACGAAGGCGGGACTCGGTCCAGGCGGAAGGCGAAGAAGGCCGCCGTGTTGAGCGGATAGAAGGGGGTCGGATTGAGCACCCGGTTCTGATTGCCCGCAGCGTCCGTCACGGTCACGACGAGCGCGTAGTCCGCCTCGATACCGGTGGGCATCGCATCGAGGGAGACGGTGGCCAGGCCACCGCCGGCATTGCCCTGGCCATAGACGATGCCGGGATTGCTGGCGTTGCGAACCTGGACCGGCCGCCCATCTTCCAGACCGTCAATGGTCACCCGGAGCTGCACGGAGCCTGTGGGCCACTCGACGGCATTCAGCCGCCGATCCCCGTTGACGTCTCCCACCAGTTCCACGGCACGCACCACCGGCTCGGTGCTGTCCACGGTGATGTTCACCGACTGAGACACGGAGATGGCCCCGTCGTCGAGAACGGCGCGCAGGGCGTAGCGCCCATCGGGGTAGGTGAAATCCGGGGTGAAGGCCGGCACGTTGGCGGCCAGGGTGTACCAGCCCGAGCCATCCCGGCAGGGCGCGGCATCCTGGCTCGGCGCCACGCTCGCGCAGATGTCCACGACGGCGTTCGCCGAACGTCCATTCGCGGCGTACTTCAGGGGCGCCTGGATGCCCGACTCCTCGGGCGTGACGTCGGAGTTCACGACGTAGACCGGGGCGGGGGAAGCCGCGGGAATCTCCAGGGCGATGTTGCCCGGCTGGGTGTCCACCAGGAGCAGCACCGTGGCGCAGGCCACCGTGCCTCCGGGGCCGATGAGCTCGGCGCGCAGCACGTTGGAGCCCTCTTCCAGCTCCACGGTGTTGAACCGCTTCGTCCGCTCGTTCGCGGCGACATCCACCACGGCGATCTCGGTGGCCCCGCGCAGCAATCGCAGCTTGCTGGCCGCCTGGGTGTCCACGCTCAGGGTGACCGAGACACTCAACCCGCCGTTGGGCAGCACGATGCCATCCGTGGCCCCCAGGTACCGGCCAATCGCGGGGGTCTCGAAGGCCAGCGAACTCGGAGAGAAGGCCAGGGTCAGCGCCCGGACTTGCTCGCTGGTGTTGCCCGCCAGATCCGTGGAGGCGACTTGCAACAGACATTCGCCGCTGAGCGGCACGGAGACGTCCCTCAACACGAGCGCCCCGTGGTCATCGGCCTGTCCCGCCACCCCCGCGGCCAGGGCGCACCCCGTGACGAGCACCGAGGCGTACGGCTCGGTCTCCACCTCGAGGGCCACTTGCATGCCCGGAGCCAGAGACGTGTCGTTGAGCCCGAAGCCCAGAACAGTCTCTCCGGCGGGCACACCGCGCACCTGGAACGCCAGCACCGGCGGCGTGGAGTCCAGCTCCAGGGAGAGCAGCTGACTCGTGGCGCCCCCTGGACAGGAGGCCAGGAGCCGGTACGCGCCATCGCTCTCCAAGAGGAGCGAAACCAGCGCCGACCCCGAAGATGCGACGGCGGTGCTCCGTCCCCGCTCATTGCCATTCACATCCAAGGCCACCACGGTGACCGGCCCGGCCCCCGACTCCACGCGGACCGAGGTGTTCATGCCCGTGGTGGGAATCAGGGTGCCATTGTCCGGCGAGATGATGCGGCAGACGGGCTGGCCCGTGGTGACCGTGACGGTCTCCGCCAGGCACTGCTCCAAACCCGCTGCATTGCGGACACAGGCCTGAACGGCATTGGCGCCCCCCGCCAGTTGCACGGTGAAGGCCGCCTCGCGCCCACCGTTCGTCACCGCCCGCTGCGGCTGGGCGAACTTGCCGGTGACGCTGGTGAAGAGCGTCACCTGGGTGCCAGGAGGCAGCGAGTCCACCTGGACGGTCACCGGTACCTGCACGCCGTTGTCGAGCCGGCCGTCCACCGGATCCTCCGAGAGGCTCTTCGGCACCACCAATTTGAGGGTTGGCGTCGTGCTGGCCACCGTGACGGGAACCTGCCGGGTGGAGACATTGCCCCCCGCATCGGAGACTTTCAGCGTGAAGAGGTAATCCCCATCCACCGGCACCGTGACGGCGGGGAACGTCACGCCTCCGGAAATGACGGGGGCGGACAGATCCGGCGCGCCAACCCGGGACAGGGTGGCCAACACACCGGGCTCGGTACACCCCACGGTGGCCTCCACCCGGAACGTCGTGGACGCCACCGCCGCCACTGGCCAGGCCAGTTCCACGCGCGGAGACACCGTGTCCAACGTGATGTGGCGCCGGCCGGACGTCACCTCGTCATCGCCATTGCGGACCACCGCGTAGCACTGGGCTTCCTGGGACTCGCATGCGAACTGGGACAGCGTCACCTCGACCTGGGTGGCCCCATTGCCCGCCACGGTGAAGTCCGTGGGAGGCACCCCACACGCCTGCTCGCAATAGATCGTGCCCTTTCTTCCCGACAGGCCCACGGCATTCACGCTGAAGCGCAGCTGGTAGCCGGGCGAATCCGGGTTCGCGTCATCCGCCTCGAGCAGCACCTCGCCTTCGGGGGGCTGCGTCAGATCCACCGATGGCGGCTCCGAGGTCACCGTGACGCTGATGCGCTGGGTGGCCGTGCGCCGCGAGCTGGCCTCCTCCACCGTCACCTGCAGCACGTTGGTGCGCGACTGCAACAGCGCCGCCGGGAAGCGGGCCGTGTCCCCCTCGATGAGGGCCTTGGGCCCCTCCGTCCATCCCTGCTCGGACGGCGTGCGCACCTCCAGCTTCGCGCTGGCCAGCTTCACCGCCCGGCCCGAGGTGTCCCGGGCCCGCACCACCACCTCGTGCTGGAAGCCGTCGGTGGCCGTGTCCTCATCATCGGAGAGCACCAGCCGCTGCCCGTCCACGGGCTTCTCGAACCCCACCTCCAGCTCCGACTCCACCGGTGGCTCGCCGCAGCTGCATCCGGACGCACTCCACAGCGCGAGCCCCATCAACAGCCACTGCCACATCGATCGGCGCATTCGTCTCCCACCCTCTCCAGCGGCAGGCCGTGGGCCTGCGGCTCGCGACATCAGCGCAAGGGACCTCACGGCCCCAGCACCAGCACCTTCTTCGCCACGAGGAGCCGGAGGAAGGCGACCGTGTCCGCTTCACACGCCTCCGGTTCCACCTCGAATTCGTCACACAGCACCGCCACGATGTCCGCCACCGTCCGGCGGCCATCCACCAACTCCACGATGCGCTCGGCCACCTCGGACACCTGACCCCGGGCGTCCTCGAACAGGTGCAGGTGCTCATCGGGCCCCGCAGCCATCAGCCGCCCACCCACGCGCTGCACCCCCGTCTCCGGATGCAGCCGAGGCACGGCGCGCAGCACCTCCCGGCCCGCCTCCGCGGGAGCTTTCGTTCCATCTTTGTTGGAAACGAATCCAGCCACTTGAATCTCCCGGAGGCCTGCCCCCCGGCCTGGAGCTTCCCGGCCTCACGGAATCTGAAGGCATGCTATCCGCGAAGATCCGGCCCGGCCAAATCCCTGATCTCCTCAGTCCCCTCACGGATCAAGGTTTTGGAAGAAATCCCCGGAACTCCCCAGGGCCCGCACAAGGATTTGGGCGGAAACCGCGAAACCGCTATGACGGGGCGGCGCCAGACTCCCACGAGGGAGGGCGACACGATGGGGAGGGCGGATGAACACGACGCCGGAAGGCAACATGGCGCCACGGCAGGGCTGGTGGAGCCGCAATTGGAAGTGGGTCGTTCCTGTTGGCTGTCTGACACCCGTGCTGATGTGCGGGTGTTTCGGGGCGCTCGTCTTCTACTTCGTCACGAGCACCATCAAGTCCACGGATGCCTACCAGCAGGCCGTCACCCTCGTTTCGGCGAACCCCGAAGTCCAGGAGGCGCTGGGCACCCCCATCGACTTCGGATGGCCGCGGGGCTCCGTGAACGCCACAAACGGAGAGGGCCGCGCCAGCGTCAGCGTGCCCGTCGAAGGCCCCAAGGGCAGCGGGACCTTGCGCCTCGAAGCCGTCTCGGAGGGCGAGAATTGGACCTTTGATCTGCTTCAAGTGGAGGTCCCCGGCAGGCCGGCCATCGATCTGATGGATCAGGTGGGCGGACGCCCGGAGCCGGAGCTGGAACCCCTCCCGGACGACGAACCGCCGCCCACGATGGATGAGGAGATGCTTCCCCCGGAAGAGGAAGTCCTCCCCCCCTCCGAAGAGGAAGCCCCCGCCAAGAAGGGCTCCGAGATCGACCTGTAGCCCGCAACGCAAGAGGGGCGGCGCGGGCCTGAGCCTCGCACCACCCCTTCCGCGTGCCACACCGGAATGGACCGGCCTACTTCAGGGCGTGGAGCGCCTGGCGCAGCTCGGGCAGCACCTTGAAGAGATCCGCCACGAGGCCGTAATCGGCCACCTGGAAGATGGGGGCCTCGGCGTCCTTGTTGATGGCCACGATGGTCTTCGAGCTCTTCATGCCCGCCAGGTGCTGGATGGCACCGCTGATGCCCGCGGCGATGTAGAGCTGCGGGGCCACGACCTTGCCCGTCTGACCGATCTGCAAGTCGTTGGGCACCCAGCCGGCGTCACACACCGCGCGCGAGGCGCCCACCGCGGCGCCCAGCTCGTCGGCCAGGGCTTCAATCTCCTTGAAGTCACCCTTGGTGCCACGGCCACCGGACACCACCACCCGGGCCTCGGTCAGCTCCGGACGGGCGCTCTTCACTTCCTTGAAGTCGATGAACTTCGTCTTGGACGGTTCGATCTTCGCGGTGAAGGTCTTCACCTCGGCGGCCGCCTGACCGCTGGCGGCGGCGGGGAACTCGGTGGCGCGCAGGCTGAGCACCTTCACGGGCGTGGTGAGCTTCACCTCGGCGATGACGTTGCCGGCCCACATGGGGCGGGTGAA encodes the following:
- a CDS encoding FG-GAP repeat domain-containing protein produces the protein MRRSMWQWLLMGLALWSASGCSCGEPPVESELEVGFEKPVDGQRLVLSDDEDTATDGFQHEVVVRARDTSGRAVKLASAKLEVRTPSEQGWTEGPKALIEGDTARFPAALLQSRTNVLQVTVEEASSRRTATQRISVTVTSEPPSVDLTQPPEGEVLLEADDANPDSPGYQLRFSVNAVGLSGRKGTIYCEQACGVPPTDFTVAGNGATQVEVTLSQFACESQEAQCYAVVRNGDDEVTSGRRHITLDTVSPRVELAWPVAAVASTTFRVEATVGCTEPGVLATLSRVGAPDLSAPVISGGVTFPAVTVPVDGDYLFTLKVSDAGGNVSTRQVPVTVASTTPTLKLVVPKSLSEDPVDGRLDNGVQVPVTVQVDSLPPGTQVTLFTSVTGKFAQPQRAVTNGGREAAFTVQLAGGANAVQACVRNAAGLEQCLAETVTVTTGQPVCRIISPDNGTLIPTTGMNTSVRVESGAGPVTVVALDVNGNERGRSTAVASSGSALVSLLLESDGAYRLLASCPGGATSQLLSLELDSTPPVLAFQVRGVPAGETVLGFGLNDTSLAPGMQVALEVETEPYASVLVTGCALAAGVAGQADDHGALVLRDVSVPLSGECLLQVASTDLAGNTSEQVRALTLAFSPSSLAFETPAIGRYLGATDGIVLPNGGLSVSVTLSVDTQAASKLRLLRGATEIAVVDVAANERTKRFNTVELEEGSNVLRAELIGPGGTVACATVLLLVDTQPGNIALEIPAASPAPVYVVNSDVTPEESGIQAPLKYAANGRSANAVVDICASVAPSQDAAPCRDGSGWYTLAANVPAFTPDFTYPDGRYALRAVLDDGAISVSQSVNITVDSTEPVVRAVELVGDVNGDRRLNAVEWPTGSVQLRVTIDGLEDGRPVQVRNASNPGIVYGQGNAGGGLATVSLDAMPTGIEADYALVVTVTDAAGNQNRVLNPTPFYPLNTAAFFAFRLDRVPPSLVVSAPTRTEFGLADDGSTAVGFQLRAAINTSADVGAGGVRMLLSPGGNPVSLTPSELVATHEFTVPGTGKTEYTLSVVAVDTSGNETSVVRTLTVDLEAPTVTLVAPAASAVYDNTDIPVQVNVAGGDVSTVSILSQVGSAPAAVVGTLPVVSGVAQGTLNFPVGVQTVSAVARDTAGNAGSDSKANVDVKIPGCAITLTTPSEPVATLLAQDDLDPSAAGLQYRLAGITPACNGREVILYKGGSTTPEDAVTADPATGAFFFDVTLADGDQTRLAVEVFNISGLRAVDFVDVTVDITPPLITSISPSPTALFFVASTNAYLFPSPAPDRVVDMSPGGDANAVFTLTVTQGVGSTVQALYKGASVSSEFTISASPETLELPVTLPHNTDGTLEVRVVDASGNTARHTVTATVDVVPPAAPTVTMALVPGQERAAKVQVSWTASGDDGLSGMGVGYDLRWTVNAQLLNGIENEATFFGGKVKQETGALLPATSTAYTLTLPPLARYSIQLRPRDEIGNYAPFAVQPQIDNFWRQVTVTNPGVPSNSYATYITARGDLNADGREDLIVTGVLGNPGSAYVYYGSSDPVGSPPVRQELTVPETGAQAYGSDFDVGDVGNATSEPVADLLVGSRGWTSNSGRAFLYFGRKGQVLDTTAPIEFRHDTAITGATLGGSVKMIQDINGDGLHELLLSSHGETPGKVYLFYSRTPEAWRALGTGCNATSACVVPTSKSDKVFTAPTGMVFFGRSRGYVRLGDITGDGVADFTVPASHERVNNLYVYSGAAVHALGRNVSTTDALQVIHQGPDTTGNSQNGFGTEAFGGVNLVGGAGLDLVASSATQSKVFVFRDGGPSGFPTAPVEIVGGGRFGNALALGDLNGDGRVDIAVGQNVVGQNAAAVFYNQGIPGAEFDLAQENGFWQSKLASTTSLGISLTILDFNGDGKMDLAVGDSQSNPARVVVYY
- a CDS encoding PqqD family protein, with protein sequence MAGFVSNKDGTKAPAEAGREVLRAVPRLHPETGVQRVGGRLMAAGPDEHLHLFEDARGQVSEVAERIVELVDGRRTVADIVAVLCDEFEVEPEACEADTVAFLRLLVAKKVLVLGP
- a CDS encoding cytochrome c oxidase assembly factor 1 family protein, translating into MNTTPEGNMAPRQGWWSRNWKWVVPVGCLTPVLMCGCFGALVFYFVTSTIKSTDAYQQAVTLVSANPEVQEALGTPIDFGWPRGSVNATNGEGRASVSVPVEGPKGSGTLRLEAVSEGENWTFDLLQVEVPGRPAIDLMDQVGGRPEPELEPLPDDEPPPTMDEEMLPPEEEVLPPSEEEAPAKKGSEIDL
- a CDS encoding electron transfer flavoprotein subunit alpha/FixB family protein — its product is MPIVLIVAEQQPDGNLRKATLNAISAGSQLAQKAGAELHLVLLSKDPSKLAEELKGLGAKAVHTAAAPEFEHYLAEVYAPVVATLAQELKADYVGAASTALGKDLLPRVAARLKAAMATDVTAINGSGADVTFTRPMWAGNVIAEVKLTTPVKVLSLRATEFPAAASGQAAAEVKTFTAKIEPSKTKFIDFKEVKSARPELTEARVVVSGGRGTKGDFKEIEALADELGAAVGASRAVCDAGWVPNDLQIGQTGKVVAPQLYIAAGISGAIQHLAGMKSSKTIVAINKDAEAPIFQVADYGLVADLFKVLPELRQALHALK